TCACATACTGATTGAATAATGACTCTTGAATTCGATCGAAGAAAGTACTAACATGAAATGAAGATGCTAGGACTTTAACCATGAGAGTTTTCACCAACCATAACATTGTCCCAATTAGCATACATATCATCAGTTTATTGATGTACCCCAAGAACTgattatttgtatcaactttCTGATCAAACATGGAATGCCAAGCGATTAAAACCAACCCTAACCAAACACAATTCTGGACAGGTTTTCTAACACCATAAACGAAATATAGTACCCTTTTGCGCAATAGAAAATTCCTCTCAATACAGAACACAACTAACCGAATCACCCATCCTGATAACAATCTCCCACATATTAAAACAAGAACCAAAACTAACCATTTCCACAAATGAAGTCCTCTTAATATTCTGCTCTTCAACAAAGGAATAGTAAGTGTGCTGATTAAAGCTGTAACAATTACAATAAGACTTATCCATTGTAACAGTGTCCAGCAATCAACTTCGCCCTTTTTAAATTCTTCTGGAAGATCTTCATCGAATAATGGATCGTCATCTTCCTCCTCTGGTGGCTTTAGTATCCCCGAAGTTCTTCCTAACATTCCAGATTTTAATTGACCAGATTTTCCTATTTTTCCTGATCTCCTCTCAGGTATATCATGCGGGGGGTCAATTAGCCTTGATTTTGTCTTTGCTCTCCCTAATACACTCGCTCTTCTTTGAAACGAGGTGCACCTTAGCACCTGATCACTTTCACCACCACCATTTTTAGGAGTGTAATAAGTAGTGTTGctgttattattgtcatctggagaattatttatgtttatggtCCTTCTTCTGTTCAGATGCTTTTGCTCATTGGGTGTTGCATCACTAATTTCACCATCCTCTTCATCGCTCGATGAATCATTATTATAAAGTTGGTCAGGCTCTATGTCAACCACGTTACTAGATGGTGACGGATCCTGAAATGAAACTCCAAGTTCTCTTGACGTTGTATGACTATGATTGTGTGTGTGATCAGGGGGGAAATTTATTAGTGGACTGGATCCAGCAGCGCTATGATCATTTTCAGGTTTCGGATGAGTCCTCAGCTCATCCATTTCCATGTCCATGTCCAATGTCATTTCACATCCAACAGCTCTTTGTTTATTCAAGAACTGTCCAATTAGTCTGGAGGGTGGATCCTCAGACATGTCCTTGCCTCGCTGGAGTGTCTTCGGGACGTTGTTTTGGGGCCCGTTATTCATTTCTTCTCTCCAAAATTCATAACTCGTCTCGTGCCATAACATATTATGTTCATTTCCATTGTTTTTTTCTCCGCCATCAATCTTTACAATGACCTCTCGTCGGTCATTAAGATCAATGGAAGACCTTGTCGTCAACGAGGAGGAGTTCATGGAGGAGCAAGCAGACGGGGCTTCTGGGCTTCGATGAGCCAATATAGGTTGGTTTTCGATGTCGTGGGCATCGGAGACCTTCTTATAAGAACCATGTGGTGTTAATGATTTCTTGAGAGAGGAAGAAAGTTGATCCATGATTTATAATTCCTGTGTATTCTTGaggtttaattaattttctctaATCCTTCAGCTTGAAAAAAGAACATGTTTTTGGATGAATGTTTCGGTTATGGCAAATGCTGCAATTGGAAAACGTTATAATCCTATATTGAAGGTGGGGTATAAAGCTTTTGTGTGTTATTTTGAGAgatgttaaaatatatatatatatatatatggttttCTTGGGCTTTGACTAATTATGGTATTGACatgggaaaaagaaaaagaaaaaagaaacacgGTAAATACTTTATTCACATATGACAAATGGTATATGTAACGATAAATGAGGAGGTTAATTAATTAGccaaagttttttttctttcgggCTGCAGCACATGAGCAAGGTTTTCTagttcaagttcaaatctttaacctaaaaattatcatgtttaataatatttagaCAAATATGGAATAGctaaaagtaagaaaaataattggtAATTGAACAAAGCAATTGCTTGCTTtctcttaaattaaatttgtggaTATTGGAACAAAGCAATTGAAGACAAAGGAGTtatcacttatttttgaaaaataagtgatAACTTGCGAGTACATGTGTTAAATGAAGAGAAGTGAATTTGAAAgagtcaaaaatcaaaattattaatagATAAGATTAGGCTTTCTGGCATGCTAATCTGTAGCAAGCGCCCAGATAATAACCTTGCATGCTTTCGCTTTGACGATCGTCGCATCTGacttttatatttcattattcATAGATCTCCTTCTTTATCGTTGTTggtctaaaataaataaaaattgaaatgaaataggCTAAAACACAGATTATAATTCACCTCATTTACAACTTTTACTCGCAAATTATAATTCACCTCATCTACAACTTTTAGTCgcaaataaaatttgtaatatgAATAAGTGCTCAACATTTTCTTTCATGCAAGTCCTTTCTAATTTCCTTTACAAATAAGTTGCACTTATATTAaccacaaaatattttaaatctgCCAGTAAATTGCATTTGCAGATTTCCCCAAATGTTTAACATCTTCATCGGTAAAATGCCGGAACcctaactttttttcttttttttttggttttcaaaATAGGGTTGCCATAAAtatctttccaaaaaaaatggttttctaatTGCATAAAAATTAGGTAGCAAACTCACAAATTGTCAAGTTATGAGATGTTtctaattagttttaaaatggATCACTCCATCACAACTGAGAAGTGCTACAATGGGCCCAATACATGTCCTTGTTCACCCCTGCGTACGCCACAAAAAGATGAATTGTGTGAATAGAATAGAGAGATAGTAGCGATACAAGTCACAAATGATTCATCAAAccaaaaaatacttataaactATAAAACCACTAATTAGAACTACTTTAATGTTTACCAAACGCATAATTAGGTCAAAAATATTCATAAGCTAATTTAACCCACTCATAAGCATAGCTAAACACCCTCTAAGTTTCCAATTAAAAGTTCAATACAGAGATTCTTGATGTCACTATTATGTAAGTTATTGTTGTAATTATAGCAAAACTCAAGAAGAGGGGTGAATTGATCTCTCTTTCCAAGGTTAATATATCAGTCAGACTTCCCTGCAAATTAGAAGAgtaaacaaatataacaataacaaaaaagagaagGGAAACAGTTGACATAGGTGTTTTTAGAATGGTTCGAATCATTAATGTGCATGGAACTGAGTCTTCTGTTTTCGTGATGCAAGAACACATAATAAGAGAACAGAAACCAACAAAGGACCTACGACTGACTGAAAACTGGAAAAAGCTTTGTTTGTTGAGACATAAAAAGAACAATATTCTAGTACATTCAACAAACATCTTAGACCAAGGAAGATCCGCGGTGAACCGAACCATTCCCGGTAAACTTTGCTCAAGTTTTACAAGCTCAAACCCAAAAGCTTCTTTCTTGGTTAGCGCTTCTTGAACACAAGGAAGAAAATGCTAAAAGAAAGAATGACCACCTAAACAAGGGTATCTTAAAATAATTCGCGAAAAACATTCTAGTGAAAATGGCAACATTGAACGGGAAAAAATCTGTACAATATTGGGATAAATAAGCTAGAAGTGTGTTATCAGATTAGAACTTTTTATCAACATTCTCTATAACTGTATCTACTTAGTGGTGTCCACGTCTGAGGACTGAAAAGAATCCTCCGGATGGCTTCTCCTTGCGGcgatcatcttcttcatctgcAACCTGATCCATACAATAGAATGTTAAACGTTTTAACATGTCTTCACACGAGaacttttgaaatataaaatcaaagaaacaataAGTAGAGCAACAAATTCTTTTATCTAAGTTTCTTCCTTGTGCATTAGCTCCACCATCGTAGATGGTTCAGCCATGCCCAGTGCCACGAAATGATTGATAACTACGACAGGGTCAAAATGCATTTTCTTCTTTGAATTTAACAAGTATTGCATGACCGAATAATACAAGGAAGGCCAGACAGCGGGGAGGGTGCTTTTAAgtagatatatttattttttttatgacaagggaaatCAGCAGCCCACTACTCTCTGGGTGCGCACACGGTAAAACCTGcactcctatgcaatagctcgcaaaccacataggagaggtaaccgcACTAGGCAAGCCTGGTGTGACAAGCTCGgcccagaaggcaaaccccttgctttcggtggcaaggggtttcgaacttgagacctccatcATGGAAGATTTTGGAAAGAAGGAAAGTGATTTTGGAATCAGGATGCTGAAGATTGGAGAACCCTCAACTTAACCACTCATTACAAATTCACATTGTGGGTGTCAAATTTGTTGAACTACATCAAAAGTGACCATTCCTTTTGCCCACTTCATTCTTGgcgaataaaaaaataaactaatgcAACCTACCTCTATGCATTGGAACTTGACATTATGGGTCTAAAAGATGTATGTTTTCACTAGGCAATTCAAGTCATGTCTTGTAATCTATCAATTATTCGTGGTGTATGTATTTACATTTCAATAAAGATAGGATTGATTGGGTAATGTAAAAGAAAAGCATATACCTCTTTTGCTACTTGCTGCAATGTCTCTATTATCTCAGGAAAATCAGGCCTTGATGTTGGATCTCGTTGCCAGCATTTCTCCAGTAACTCGGCAATTTTTGGATGAGTATGTTTGGGAATAGCAGGTCGCAACCCCTGAAATCCATTAGAAAAGAACTATCACCATatgtgtatttttctttaatatgtGTCTACATGCTTGTTAGGCACAAGTATGAATCCAGCGATCATGGTcacatttgataaaaatatatcataccTTCTGGACAACTCCAATGGCAGCTTGTAGTGGGGTCAAGTACTCATATGGAAGCTGATAATCAAATAAagagataaataaaatgaaaaacaacAACAGGAAATGactaaatatcaaaataaccACAGATAAATACCTTTCCGGTCATTAATTCCCATAACAGAACCCCAAAACTGAAAATATCTGCTTTGTGATCATATGGCTTGTGTTCTATAATCTTCAAGAACAAATATCTGTTATAAGAAAATGCATGTACAGTGACAATAAATTAAGGCAAACAAATCTTCAGACTTGGAAAATGGTTAAGCCGTCCAGTCCCTCCAATTTTATGCcctaaatttattttggtacCCACAAGTTGGTCTGGACTCTGGACGCCACGGTTACAAGAAAGAGAGCTATTCTGCATATAAGTCTACAGGTTGACAGAAGGAGCTTTTTAACTAACGCTATAACCCACcaaaatactttttcttttgggaAAAATACATGGTATTTGGTCAACTTCTCAAATAGATGGCATGTCGGGTTTTTGTTATTGACCCAACTTTTGGCCTACTCAGAACAAAATGCTTATGCACATCTTCTTTTGGTAGAGCAAAGACGACCTGAAGAAAACGAAAGAAAACCTTCCATAGTTGGTCTATAGGCTGGAACCTCTGATAAAATTCATCAAGGTTGACAAACTATGGATGTACCAGAACTTAATGGAGGGAGCATTATTGAAAAATCATATACCAGATTAAAGGAAAGATTGTTGCTGGGTTAATGGGACAGTTGCTTGCATAAATTGGATAACACAAAAGTTACTGAAGAATATTCTACATGGATATGAGTACTGAAACTGCTAaaacataaaatgataaaattcaaCTGAAGCCACAGTTAGTTCTGGAACTAAAAGTCTAATTTTACCTTAAGAATCTGAATTTTCCATTAGAAGCAAATACGAGACTAAAGCTAAATTAGGTGTTCGGTCATATTCCGGCACACATTGGCATTTCAACCAATTTGTGATCTCCCTTTCTGTATGTTTTTCCTCTTTTAACTTCACCTTCTTTGGGTGTCGTATCTAATATGCACATTAAATTTAAGATCTGCATAGCTCAATCCTTACTCAAGGTTCAGTGCTAGCTTAGGTAGTTCAAGACCAAATATACTGGTTGATATTAATGTTGATGACCAAAGCATACCTCAGGGGCCATCCATCTATAAGTCCCTGTCTCTGCCGTCATGACACCAGTTTGTGCCTTCACTCTGGCAACACCAAAATCAGCCACTTTAACAACCTGAAATAATAGAAGTACTGGGTAAAACTTGATATGGGACAGAATATATTGTGTTAGCACAGTGGCTAGATGAAACTAGAAAAAAACTGATTATTTATGAAAGGCCTTAGAAATGAAAGCCGACAAGAAGAATGACAGTTTTTGCTATTGCATGGCTTTGACAAGCTAATTTAGGTCCTTGCGCTAGAAAAAGAGACATGATGCGAGACATGATGCATATGATTTCCaagaaatttagaaaataaaaaaccttCTATGCTATAAGTACGAAAACAGAAACAGACTGTCAACTGCAAACAACTGAAAATCCAACTAATACCTTCAAAATTCACCAACAACTGATTTCAAGATATTGAGAGGACGAACTATAGTCCAAGAGAAGTTACTAATGCTACAACCAAGCAAACCATGCCACAAACTTTAGAATATTTTGGCATCTTAAATCCGTTTCACACAGTTCCGTCTCCAGTTTTAGACTAGTACTGTAGGCAGAGCTGGTGGACATTATAAGACATGGAGCATGTCAACCTCTTTGAATATTCCAATCCTTTTTTTTACTAAAGGAGGCTTCAGACTGTAAAGATTTTGCTTCGTCATATTCAGTTTTCCATGTTATTGTATATTGTGAATTAGTTATAATCAGCCTTGAAGTATTAGTTCCTTCCTCTTTGTCTAACTTCAAACTACGAAACTGCTTACATCTTACTTGCTAAATTCATAGAAAATACCGAGAAAAATGCAATTTCCCCTATCCCCAAAAGAGTTGGGAAGAGTTTAGACCATCCTTTCTTTCCCTTCCCATTCTTGAACAAGATAACAACATACCCGGCGTAGTCCCACACAGTGAGGTTCACGGAGGCTGGAGTAGAGTGTATGCGGAACTTGCCCCTACTTCATGGAAGAGAGGCTACTTCCGAAAGACCCCCGGAATTTGTTCAGCTTTAAATAACATGCAGTTTTGGTTCTGCCTATACCATGAAACTTGAATTTCATGATAAAGCTCACACTAAAAGATGATCTTCTTGCTAAGTACCATATCACATTTACAATCTAAGGATGGAAATTTCTATGGGAACCCCAAAACCCAACATAAGTTATCTTTGGCATATCTTTATTTTGGTTATGTCCCAAGTTCAAGAGGTCATCAATAAGATGGACATAATTTCACTTAGCAAAAAATGAATCagaaaaaaaacacaagttTGAGATATTTTAGCTAAGAAGTCCAATTAATTCTTGGATGACATCTCTGATGGCTATCCAATATAAGAACTAATCCTTCGGTTTATGAATTTATCTCTCCTTCAAATCTGCAGTCAAATATAAGTTGCACAAAACAACTTACTAAAGCAAGATTCAGTCTCATATTCAGTTAGTAATGATAAAAGATGTACTGGTACAGATTATGCAATTAATAAATCTTACGATGCAAATTGAAAGCTGAAAACATCTACCAATAACATAGACAACAAACATCTACATTATTGTGCTTATTGAGATAATATCTTACTTCATTTTCATCCATCAGTAGATTGGCAGCCTTCAAGTCTCTATGTATGATGTTATTCTGGTGCAGGTAATTCATCCCTTTTGACACATCAATTGCTACTTTGAGCAAAGTAGGGAACTTGAAACTGCCCTTCTGTTTGTGTAAGTAGTCATATACGCTTCCTCCAGACATGTACTCTACAGTTCAGCAAATTAATGTAAGGTCATTAGTTAGAAACTCATTTGGAGGAGGCAAGTAGAGGAAAACCATATGTCTTCTGTAGTTTAATTTCCCTAATTAAGCTATTAATATACCTGTTACTATACACAAGTTTGGAGGCCTGGTACATGCCCCTATGAATCGAACAACATTTTTATGACGAACTTTTCTGCAAGCACAGGCAAATGAAGTGTCAGATAAattaaatcttgaaattatgtcgTCCTTGCCTAACCAACACACACCCAATTACATTCAAGTATGGAAGATAGAATGAAGCGTCAGAGAAattaaatcttgaaattatATAGTCTGTGTGTACCCAACAAACTATGGCCTCCCAGAAAGGAAAATAGAACAGACacgaagaaaataataaattggcTGATTGATCAGGGATGATAGCTAAAGTATTATTGAAACATAGTGACTCTTCAGATATGAGCGAACTTCTATTTCATTAAACTTTAAGAGCAAAAGAAGGGAACACAAATCAATCAGATGAGAACATCTGCATGTCAGCACGTGTACTTGCAGCAGTAAAAAGCAGTAGAAAACAATGAATGCTTGCTCTCACCCAATATAGAGGTAAAAGCAGTTCTCCCAACATAACACCAACAAATCAAATCTTGCTCCATCGCAGGACACAAAAGTGATCTCATGACAAAACAAAACTAGAGACAGAAAAGAGAATGGTAACTAAGAATGAAGATGTCGGATCCTAAAAGGCTAACTGCACAGAAACAAGATGAGGTTTATCTAAAACAGCTATAACCTCCACAGATACTATGATATCCAACAAACCTCATGATATAAACTTCTTGGGCAAACTCCTTTTGCAATTCTGTGTTCAAGCGCTCAGATTTGAGGATCTTGATAGCTACTTCCTGACTGCAGTATGTACCTTTGTATCTGAAACAATCAGATAACTAATTAAGTTACCTTGAAACCAAAAATGGTCGTAGATATGATTTAATGCACGACAAACTTACAAGTCACCATATGAACCAGAAGCAATCTTGTTGCCAAAGTTGAGAAGCTGATGATCAATTTCCCAGACATCAACACCATCACAAGGTATTGTCACAGGATCAAGTTCACATTTGATGAGTGTTTTGTCCTCCTTTCTAAAAGATTCTGATGGACTTTGACTAGGTGAAGACTTCTGCATCGCATTACTCCAGTTAAACAACAGTAAAATATGTAGCACTCAAATAAGCTACACCTCAAGACATTTTTACAACAAATACAAGTACATCCATGGGGAGCTTCATATGGAAAGAGAACCCAATTAATTAGATTGTAGCATTTCCTACTAATGCAAATTGAAACTTaaaacatataaacacataaaattagCATAGGAATTCAAAAGCTTGTCCCAATAAAAAGACCACTTCTGACCACTACTAGGAACGAATTTGACCATGGACTAAGAACAacccaattaataaaataggtttgccaattttttttagcattttGATGAAATCGATACATATTCTAGTTTTGAAGCATCAGTATTGGTTGGCTTAACTCAGGTAGGGCAAAACCAGGAGATACCTCAATCTTCAGAATTTCCCTTTTCAGTGCCATTCGAAGCTGCTCAATTTCCTGAAATGAGATCACAGGAAAACAAGCATCCATCAGCATCCTTACCTTTAATTGAGTGATAGAGTTGGCATTTGAACTAAGCATCATGCTacttgttctctttttttttagaatgcTAATAACTGCCACTTATTCACTCTGTTTGGAAGATAGACACTCACTTGCCAAAACATTGAAATACTTGAATATTtacttagggcccgtttggtcATGTGATATGCTATCATTATATAGAATTATGATATGgtatcatgatatggaatcataaaatgaaattgaagtttgttTGGACCTGCGATATGAAATTTCGgtgttgtatattttctcataaacataaaaatcccataagttctaaaattattagaatagccccaattatttattaaatattatcaaataaacaaaaaatcataaaatcgtataataaattattacaaagttattttttctccagttaagtaattgtttcatcaatatatttgagtaaaaatgaaaCACCTTTCACGGTCTCTTCAAGATTTTATTACTCCACAATCGTGAAGTGTGAGTTAAAGTGACTATATGttagtgaaaataataaattttatgtcggtgagaataataaattttaaaaagtaatgatgtgattataaatttaatttatatgtgaGATAAATGGTTGGTAGATATAAATGTGGGATTGTTGTAACAAAATATATACTCgtggatcaatttttgtatCAAAATAACTCAAATCATAATATTGTACTCCcatatgattccatatcatggtttttggagaatatggtatcacatctcatgatatggaatcatgagATGGAATCAGCATAAAATCGCATGGCCAATTCCATCACACAATACCATATCGTGATATAGTATCACATGACCAAGCGCCTACTTAGTAAGCAACTGCAGAAAATGCACCATTCCATGAGCCAGGAAAAGCACTTTCTGGACCAGTACTTTCTTCTCCCTAGTTTAGAGATTGAAGATGAAAAGTAATCAAAATTCATCTTTTCAACTAATTACATGAAACAACTGCACAACTTTGATTAGAGAGATTTATATACTTCATATTCATGAAAGGACAGAAGAATAAGATAAAATGGAGATAAAAGATGCTACA
The sequence above is a segment of the Solanum lycopersicum chromosome 10, SLM_r2.1 genome. Coding sequences within it:
- the LOC101263769 gene encoding mechanosensitive ion channel protein 6, translated to MDQLSSSLKKSLTPHGSYKKVSDAHDIENQPILAHRSPEAPSACSSMNSSSLTTRSSIDLNDRREVIVKIDGGEKNNGNEHNMLWHETSYEFWREEMNNGPQNNVPKTLQRGKDMSEDPPSRLIGQFLNKQRAVGCEMTLDMDMEMDELRTHPKPENDHSAAGSSPLINFPPDHTHNHSHTTSRELGVSFQDPSPSSNVVDIEPDQLYNNDSSSDEEDGEISDATPNEQKHLNRRRTININNSPDDNNNSNTTYYTPKNGGGESDQVLRCTSFQRRASVLGRAKTKSRLIDPPHDIPERRSGKIGKSGQLKSGMLGRTSGILKPPEEEDDDPLFDEDLPEEFKKGEVDCWTLLQWISLIVIVTALISTLTIPLLKSRILRGLHLWKWLVLVLVLICGRLLSGWVIRLVVFCIERNFLLRKRVLYFVYGVRKPVQNCVWLGLVLIAWHSMFDQKVDTNNQFLGYINKLMICMLIGTMLWLVKTLMVKVLASSFHVSTFFDRIQESLFNQYVIETLSGPPLLEIHRSQEEEDRTLAEVWKLQNIAGAQLPPELRPPLAPRYSSKGASVNGGQTPTPKPSRTVSIAISGPLSKNPDEPNQGISIDHLHKLNPKNISAWNMKRLIKIVRYGVISTLDEQLHDTKREDDSTTQIRSEYEAKVAARKIFRNVAKPRSKFIYLKDLSSFLRDDEALKTMNLVEGSPEREKISKASLKNWVVNAFRERRALALTLNDTKTAVNKLHQMVNVLVSIIILVICLVILGIATSKFLLFISSQVVVVAFVFGNTCKTIFESIIFLFVMHPFDVGDRCEIDSVQMIVEEMNILTTVFLRFDNQKIIYPNSTLLTRPIGNYYRSPDMGDSIDFTVHISTPAEKIAAMKQRMISYIENKKDHWYPSPSVVLMNLEDLNRLKLSVWIRHRINHQDMGERWNRRAQLIEEMIKIFKEFDIEYRLYPIDINVRGMPPITSNRVPSTWPTAGN
- the LOC101268522 gene encoding serine/threonine-protein kinase STY46 isoform X1, with the translated sequence MVMEDTESCGSRVVDSAPANSRQHRKKLEVYNEVLRRLKESDNDEAQQPGFEDELWSHFNRLPTRYALDVNVSAEDVLRHKRLLHLAHDPANRPAFDVRLVQVTQAPDGNSADPVPLNSATKEISRSVFPLPAFGSSPNLEALALEASKSEVQDEDVTVTCGNLLRPMHEITFSTDDKPKLLSQLTSLLAELGLNIQEAHVFSSIDGYSLDVFVVDGWPYEEIEQLRMALKREILKIEKSSPSQSPSESFRKEDKTLIKCELDPVTIPCDGVDVWEIDHQLLNFGNKIASGSYGDLYKGTYCSQEVAIKILKSERLNTELQKEFAQEVYIMRKVRHKNVVRFIGACTRPPNLCIVTEYMSGGSVYDYLHKQKGSFKFPTLLKVAIDVSKGMNYLHQNNIIHRDLKAANLLMDENEVVKVADFGVARVKAQTGVMTAETGTYRWMAPEIIEHKPYDHKADIFSFGVLLWELMTGKLPYEYLTPLQAAIGVVQKGLRPAIPKHTHPKIAELLEKCWQRDPTSRPDFPEIIETLQQVAKEVADEEDDRRKEKPSGGFFSVLRRGHH
- the LOC101268522 gene encoding serine/threonine-protein kinase STY46 isoform X2, which produces MVMEDTESCGSRVVDSAPANSRQHRKKLEVYNEVLRRLKESDNDEAQQPGFEDELWSHFNRLPTRYALDVNVSAEDVLRHKRLLHLAHDPANRPAFDVRLVQVTQAPDGNSADPVPLNSATKEISRSVFPLPAFGSSPNLEALALEASKSEVQDEDVTVTCGNLLRPMHEITFSTDDKPKLLSQLTSLLAELGLNIQEAHVFSSIDGYSLDVFVVDGWPYEEIEQLRMALKREILKIESSPSQSPSESFRKEDKTLIKCELDPVTIPCDGVDVWEIDHQLLNFGNKIASGSYGDLYKGTYCSQEVAIKILKSERLNTELQKEFAQEVYIMRKVRHKNVVRFIGACTRPPNLCIVTEYMSGGSVYDYLHKQKGSFKFPTLLKVAIDVSKGMNYLHQNNIIHRDLKAANLLMDENEVVKVADFGVARVKAQTGVMTAETGTYRWMAPEIIEHKPYDHKADIFSFGVLLWELMTGKLPYEYLTPLQAAIGVVQKGLRPAIPKHTHPKIAELLEKCWQRDPTSRPDFPEIIETLQQVAKEVADEEDDRRKEKPSGGFFSVLRRGHH